A region from the Oryzias latipes chromosome 20, ASM223467v1 genome encodes:
- the LOC101157894 gene encoding fat storage-inducing transmembrane protein 1, translating into MDPKTGNSWKGLVSELERFHMIATELKVSGRFLLRPLDAALQMLTNLLARILGSNLVRRHFHLVLSGLVLFGPLLSFWVSKHNIFANSNHFLYRKFLRSTWGWTCILTGSFVLLLSFSACRSVPVSLRHFSRIGLAGLLWWGTRRLLTLLEDAAGSCYEPMPPAQDVQSPAAAAQPPLLLHEDQTKASCLRANLLWRGYEVSQNVLILCLCCLLLLEEISVFGRHLSHEKRQQRSPGAPIRILFLLCVVLLIMWMFLLLCLLANFPNWPSQQLGGALGYLGWRGLYQGWYRLNLRWCCPGLPGEELFITSGSVKEPKRL; encoded by the exons atggatccaAAGACTGGAAACTCCTGGAAGGGCCTCGTCTCAGAGCTGGAAAGGTTTCACATGATAGCTACAGAGCTGAAGGTGTCAGGCAGATTCCTCCTCAGACCTCTGGATGCAGCTCTGCAGATGCTTACCAACCTACTAGCCAGGATTTTAGGGAGCAACCTGGTCCGAAGACATTTCCACCTGGTGCTGTCTGGCCTGGTCCTCTTTGGACCTTTGCTGAGTTTCTGGGTATCCAAGCACAACATCTTTGCGAACAGCAACCATTTCCTTTACAG GAAGTTCCTCAGATCCACTTGGGGCTGGACCTGCATCCTTACCGGCTCCttcgtcctcctcctctccttctctgctTGTCGATCCGTCCCGGTTTCCCTCCGCCACTTCTCTCGGATAGGGCTGGCAGGTTTGCTCTGGTGGGGGACTCGACGCCTCCTCACCCTGCTGGAGGACGCAGCGGGGAGCTGTTATGAACCCATGCCCCCCGCCCAGGATGTCCAGAgccctgctgcagcagcacagcCTCCCCTGCTGCTGCatgaagaccaaaccaaagcCTCCTGCCTTAGAGCAAATCTACTTTGGAGGGGTTATGAAGTGTCCCAGAACGTGCTGATTCTCTGTTTGTGCTGCTTGCTCCTCCTGGAGGAGATTTCCGTCTTCGGCCGACACTTATCCCACGAGAAACGCCAGCAGAGGTCACCTGGAGCTCCGATAAGAATCCTCTTCCTTCTCTGTGTGGTCCTGCTCATCATGTGGATGTTCTTGCTTCTCTGCTTGCTTGCAAACTTCCCCAACTGGCCGTCCCAACAGCTGGGAGGAGCGCTGGGCTACCTTGGCTGGAGAGGACTCTATCAGGGATGGTACCGGCTGAACCTGAGATGGTGCTGCCCCGGCTTACCAGGAGAGGAACTTTTTATCACCTCTGGCTCTGTGAAGGAGCCCAAACGGCTCTGA
- the psme1 gene encoding proteasome activator complex subunit 1 gives MTSLDIRHESKKQVDEFCQTLSKEAEELLSKFFPEKIEQLQMLLKTSFNCDDLASLKAPLDIPIPDPAKEEEKRKKKEEKDAKEGKKDKDSDKEDEDAGPPCGPIYSNERVESLLQEVKPEIQTLKEKLNTVSMWVQLQIPRIEDGNNFGVAVQEKVFELLTSTRTKIEAIQTQISKYYSERGDAVAKASKQPHVGDYRQLVHELDQYQYCELRLHILDIRNTYAVLFDIINKNYDKIKRPRGDGKALIY, from the exons ATGACTTCTCTTGATATTCGCCATGAATCTAAGAAGCAG GTTGATGAATTCTGCCAGACTCTCTCCAAGGAG gcAGAAGAACTGCTTTCCAAATTTTTCCCGGAGAAGATTGAGCAGCTGCAGATGTTGCTGAAG ACGTCTTTTAACTGTGACGACCTAGCGTCCTTGAAGGCCCCACTGGACATCCCAATACCAGATCCAgcaaaagaggaggaaaaacggaagaagaaggaggaa aaagatGCAAAAGAGGGTAAAAAAGACAAGGACAGCGATAAAGAGGATGAAGATGCAG GTCCTCCTTGCGGTCCCATCTATAGCAACGAGCGAGTTGAGAGCCTCCTGCAGGAGGTCAAGCCGGAGATCCAGACGCTGAAGGAGAAGCTCAACACG GTATCAATGTGGGTGCAGCTCCAGATCCCTAGAATTGAGGACGGCAACAACTTTGGAGTAGCTGTACAG GAGAAAGTGTTCGAGCTGCTGACCAGCACACGCACCAAGATTGAGGCAATCCAGACTCAGATTTCAAA ATATTACAGTGAGAGAGGTGACGCTGTAGCCAAGGCCTCCAAACAACCCCACGTG GGCGACTACCGACAGTTGGTTCACGAGCTGGACCAATACCAGTACTGCGAGCTGCGACTTCACATCCTGGACATCCGCAACACATAT GCTGTGCTGTTTGACATCATTAACAAGAACTACGACAAGATCAAGAGGCCCAGAGGAGATGGGAAAGCTCTCATCTACTGA
- the thtpa gene encoding thiamine-triphosphatase: MSVEVERKFLCSEDTLKILEKIGVCIGQREFQDQYFDSPGFELTLRDFWLRKRKGCWELKCPISTGEPSEEQSLAAKLCTQYKEITNLPEIQQRVKKVIKGTCGDRDTETASLQEDELWLRQLNLVCFAEFTTVRRSFTLEEGVQIDLDQADFGYHVGEIEVLIPEGGDVHSAQEKIRNAAQKLGLNGDERVEGKMNVYLKRYHPEHYAKLLSAHVL, encoded by the exons ATGAGTGTGGAAGTGGAAAGAAAATTTTTATGCAGTGAAGACACCCTAAAAATACTTGAGAAGATTGGAG TTTGCATTGGCCAGCGTGAGTTTCAGGACCAGTATTTTGACTCTCCTGGGTTTGAGCTGACTTTGAGAGATTTCTGGCTGCGCAAACGGAAAGGATGCTGGGAGTTGAAGTGCCCGATCTCAACAGGAGAGCCGAGCGAAGAGCAATCTCTGGCAGCAAAGCTGTGTACCCAGTACAAGGAGATAACCAATCTGCCTGAAATTCAGCAGAGAGTGAAGAAGGTCATAAAAGGCACATGTGGAGACCGAGACACAGAGACCGCCTCCTTACAGGAAGATGAGCTGTGGCTGAGACAACTCAATCTGGTATGCTTTGCAGAGTTTACAACAGTGCGCCGGTCATTCACTTTAGAGGAGGGGGTGCAGATAGATCTGGACCAGGCTGACTTTGGTTATCACGTGGGAGAGATAGAGGTCCTCATACCAGAAGGAGGTGATGTGCATTCTGCTCAAGAGAAGATCAGAAATGCCGCTCAAAAACTGG gcCTTAATGGGGATGAGCGAGTGGAAggaaaaatgaatgtttatcTTAAAAGATATCACCCAGAGCACTACGCAAAGCTTCTAAGTGCACATGTTTTGTAA
- the dcaf11 gene encoding DDB1- and CUL4-associated factor 11, whose translation MGSQSSSGMSGGRGSSSGNPAEQSEAAEPNQSSSRGRRTADRQQGEEGQSASEEDVDLAEVLAYLLRRGQVRLVHGSGATGLQLVQSHSDSDDESEGAWDGRLGDRYNPPVDTQPDTHEIDSSEIRTQILLATASSSLKSRHSFTYMLTEREQGRCRGSSFSHGECSRIRTHFLPNHVSHKDTYQQKAFCGVYSEDGNLFLSACQDQVIRLYDTSKGRFHLQRTVRARDVGWSVLDVCFTPDARHVLYSSWSDYIHLCSIDGDSENHTALDLNPDERRFCVFSLTASTDGKEILGGANDGCLYVFDLEQNRRTLKIDAHEDDVNAVAFADSSSQLLFSGSDDALCKVWDRRTLREDRPQPVGQLAGHRDGITFIHSKGDARYLISNSKDQSIKLWDVRKFSPKEGLAASRLAVTQQNWDYRWQQVPQRALKKHKLTGDTSVMTYRGHGVLHTLIRCRFSPEFSTGQRYIYSGCSTGKIIIYDVLSGAVVSRLLGHDACVRDVSWHPYEASIISSSWDGAVRMWEHRQTHPLEEDREREHNRQ comes from the exons ATGGGCTCTCAGTCTAGTTCTGGGATGTCTGGTGGAAGAGGTTCTTCCAGTGGCAACCCAGCAGAGCAGTCCGAAGCAGCAGAACCGAATCAGAGCAGCAGCCGAGGCCGCAGGACGGCCGACAGGCAACAGGGAGAAGAAGGACAGTCTGCTTCGGAGGAGGACGTCGATTTAGCTGAAGTGCTGGCTTATCTATTGAGAAG GGGCCAGGTTAGGCTGGTCCATGGCAGCGGAGCCACAGGGCTTCAGTTGGTCCAGTCACACTCGGACTCTGACGATGAAAGCGAAGGGGCCTGGGATGGACGTCTGGGTGACCGCTACAATCCACCAG TGGACACCCAGCCGGACACACATGAAATCGACAGCAGCGAGATCCGAACACAGATCCTGCTTGCTACTGCCTCGTCGTCCTTGAAAAGCCGTCACAGCTTCACCTACATGCTAACAGAG AGGGAACAAGGCCGTTGTCGAGGTTCTAGTTTTTCTCATGGAGAGTGCAGCCGTATACGAACACA TTTCCTGCCAAACCACGTGTCCCATAAGGATACGTACCAGCAGAAAGCCTTTTGTGGAGTTTACAGTGAAGATGGCAACCTGTTCCTCTCTGCCTGCCAAG accAGGTCATTCGTTTGTACGACACAAGCAAAGGCCGCTTCCATCTTCAGCGGACGGTGAGGGCGCGGGACGTGGGTTGGAGCGTACTGGACGTCTGCTTCACTCCCGATGCTCGACATGTGCTGTACTCCAGCTGGTCTGACTACA ttcatTTGTGCAGTATAGATGGAGACAGTGAAAACCACACCGCCCTGGACCTCAA TCCAGATGAGAGGAGGTTCTGTGTGTTCTCACTGACAGCGTCAACAGATGGCAAAGAGATTCTGGGCGG AGCAAATGATGGCTGCCTTTACGTTTTTGATCTGGAACAGAACAGACGGACGCTGAAG ATTGACGCCCACGAAGACGACGTGAATGCGGTGGCGTTCGCCGACTCTTCGTCCCAGCTGCTCTTCTCTGGCAGCGACGACGCTCTGTGCAAGGTGTGGGACAGGAGGACGCTACGAGAAGACCGACCGCAGCCCGTCGGACAGCTGGCTGGCCATCGAGATGGcatcaccttcatccacagcaAG GGGGATGCGCGCTATCTAATCAGCAACTCCAAGGACCAGTCCATCAAGCTGTGGGATGTCAGGAAGTTCTCACCCAAAGAGGGGCTGGCTGCCTCCCGCCTGGCCGTCACCCAGCAGAACTGGGATTACCGCTGGCAGCAGGTTCCCCAGAGAG CTCTAAAGAAGCACAAACTGACAGGTGACACTTCGGTGATGACGTACCGTGGACACGGCGTTCTCCACACCCTCATCCGCTGCCGCTTCTCTCCGGAGTTCAGCACCGGTCAGAGATACATTTACTCGGGCTGCTCCACCGGCAAAATCATCA TTTATGACGTGCTGAGCGGAGCCGTGGTTTCCAGGCTGTTGGGTCATGACGCGTGCGTGCGGGACGTCAGCTGGCACCCGTATGAGGCCAGCATCATCAGCAGCTCT TGGGACGGCGCGGTGCGAATGTGGGAGCACAGGCAGACCCATCCCCTAGAGGAGGACCGAGAGCGGGAGCACAACCGACAGTAG